Proteins encoded in a region of the Procambarus clarkii isolate CNS0578487 chromosome 28, FALCON_Pclarkii_2.0, whole genome shotgun sequence genome:
- the LOC123754844 gene encoding glutamine-rich protein 2-like has product MQRGIMQGGIMQGDIIRGSIMQGATMQVGIMQGGIMQGGIMQGGIMQGGIMQGAIMQGGILQGAITQGGIIQGGIMQGGIMQGGIMQGGIMQGGIMQGAIMQGGIMQGGIMQGGIMQGGIMQGGIMQGGIMQGGIMQGGIMQGGIMQGGIMQGGIMKGGIMQGGIMQGGIMKGGIMKGGIMQGGPTEGLVYVTSGSRVWL; this is encoded by the coding sequence ATGCAGAGAGGCATCATGCAGGGAGGCATCATGCAGGGAGACATCATACGGGGAAGCATCATGCAAGGAGCCACCATGCAGGTAGGCATCATGCAAGGAGGCATCATGCAAGGAGGCATCATGCAGGGAGGCATCATGCAGGGAGGCATCATGCAAGGAGCCATCATGCAGGGAGGCATCCTGCAGGGAGCCATCACGCAGGGAGGCATCATTCAGGGAGGCATCATGCAAGGAGGCATCATGCAGGGAGGCATCATGCAGGGAGGCATCATGCAAGGAGGCATCATGCAGGGAGCCATCATGCAGGGAGGTATCATGCAGGGAGGCATCATGCAGGGAGGCATCATGCAGGGAGGCATCATGCAGGGAGGCATCATGCAGGGAGGCATCATGCAAGGAGGCATCATGCAGGGAGGCATCATGCAGGGAGGCATCATGCAGGGAGGCATCATGCAGGGAGGCATCATGAAGGGAGGCATCATGCAGGGAGGCATCATGCAGGGAGGCATCATGAAGGGAGGCATCATGAAGGGAGGCATCATGCAGGGAGGCCCCACAGAGGGACTCGTGTATGTCACATCAGGGAGCAGAGTCTGGCTGTAA
- the LOC138369432 gene encoding uncharacterized protein in mobD 3'region-like, whose translation MHDASLHDASLHDASLHVASLHDAYLHGGSLHDASLHDASLHDPSLHDASLHDASLHDASLHDASLHDASLHDASLHDASLHDASIHDASLHDASLHDASLHDASLHDASLHDASLHDASLHDASIHDASLHDASLHDASLHDASLHDVSLHDASLHDASLHDASCKYTSHEEGTMTLGAVKQG comes from the coding sequence ATGCATGATGCTTCCCTGCATGATGCCTCCCTGCATGATGCCTCCTTGCATGTTGCCTCCCTGCATGATGCCTACCTGCATGGTGGCTCCTTGCATGATGCCTCCCTGCATGATGCCTCCCTGCATGATCCCTCCTTACATGATGCCTCCTTGCATGATGCTTCCCTACATGATGCCTCCCTGCATGATGCCTCTCTGCATGATGCCTCCCTGCATGATGCCTCCCTGCATGATGCCTCCCTGCATGATGCCTCCATACATGATGCCTCCTTGCATGATGCTTCCCTACATGATGCCTCCCTGCATGATGCCTCTCTGCATGATGCCTCCCTGCATGATGCCTCCCTGCATGATGCCTCCCTGCATGATGCCTCCATACATGATGCCTCCTTGCATGATGCTTCCCTACATGATGCCTCCCTGCATGATGCTTCCCTACATGATGTCTCCCTGCATGATGCCTCTCTGCATGATGCCTCCCTGCATGATGCCTCATGTAAATATACTTCACATGAAGAGGGGACTATGACGCTGGGGGCTGTGAAGCAGGGCTGA